The following coding sequences are from one Hymenobacter sp. DG25A window:
- a CDS encoding glycosyltransferase family 39 protein, with protein MSALYAPARRFYGGWLLAFFFLKLLGQYLLIHPTYQLHRDEYLHLDQANHLAWGYISLPPLTSWVAWLVQALGNGEFWVHFFPALFGALTLALVWALVHELWGGLYAKLLAATAVLLSALLRLNLLFQPNSFDILAWTAAYYCLIRYLNTRRAGWMLALGIVLGLGMLNKYNVLFWAAGMLPALLLSEHRNRVFGHRATYLALGLALLIFLPNLLWQIQHSFPVVWHMNELQKTQLVHVERAGFLKEQLLFFLNSLFVLVAAFVGLWRYAPLKPYRFVGWSVLFTLALFTYLRAKGYYAVGLYPVLLAIGAVYLEHVLRAGPWRYVRPVLVAVIAALFIPMLLIAFPNRPPQAIQQKGERYRAMGLLRWEDGRDHALPQDFADMLGWREMATKAEQAYQLLPDSLRQHTLVLCDNYGQTGALNYYALHRLPPAVSVNADYVYWFPDLHQIKAIILVSNDALSAEDARHFARVQQTGTVAEPLAREYGARIYLLTGPDAAILQQLKQEIMDGQQLK; from the coding sequence ATGTCTGCACTTTATGCACCTGCCCGCCGGTTTTACGGAGGCTGGCTCCTGGCTTTTTTCTTTCTCAAGCTGCTGGGCCAGTACCTGCTCATTCACCCAACCTACCAGCTCCACCGCGACGAATACCTGCACCTCGACCAGGCAAACCACTTGGCCTGGGGCTATATCTCCCTGCCGCCGCTTACCTCCTGGGTAGCGTGGTTGGTGCAGGCGCTGGGCAACGGGGAGTTCTGGGTACATTTCTTCCCGGCGCTGTTCGGGGCGCTTACGCTGGCCCTGGTGTGGGCATTGGTGCATGAGCTATGGGGCGGCCTCTACGCCAAACTGCTGGCCGCTACGGCCGTGCTACTTTCGGCGCTCCTGCGCCTGAACCTGCTGTTTCAGCCTAACTCCTTTGATATTCTGGCCTGGACGGCCGCTTATTACTGCCTGATTCGGTACCTGAATACCCGGCGCGCCGGCTGGATGCTGGCCTTGGGCATAGTGCTGGGCCTGGGCATGCTGAATAAATACAATGTATTATTCTGGGCGGCGGGTATGCTGCCGGCCCTGTTGCTGTCTGAGCATCGAAACCGGGTGTTTGGCCACCGGGCTACCTATCTGGCGCTGGGCTTGGCGCTGCTGATATTTCTGCCCAACCTGCTCTGGCAAATACAGCACAGCTTCCCGGTAGTGTGGCACATGAACGAGCTGCAAAAAACCCAGCTGGTACACGTAGAGCGCGCCGGTTTTCTGAAGGAGCAGCTGCTGTTCTTTTTGAATAGCCTGTTTGTGCTGGTGGCTGCTTTTGTGGGCCTGTGGCGCTATGCTCCTTTGAAACCCTATCGGTTTGTGGGCTGGAGCGTGCTGTTTACGCTGGCGCTGTTCACGTACCTGCGCGCCAAGGGCTATTATGCCGTGGGGCTGTACCCGGTGCTGCTGGCCATTGGGGCCGTTTACCTGGAGCATGTGTTGCGCGCCGGGCCCTGGCGCTACGTGCGGCCGGTATTAGTGGCGGTTATAGCTGCCTTGTTTATACCCATGCTGCTGATAGCCTTTCCCAACCGGCCGCCCCAGGCCATTCAGCAAAAAGGCGAGCGGTACCGGGCAATGGGTTTACTCCGCTGGGAAGATGGCCGCGACCATGCCCTGCCCCAGGATTTTGCCGATATGCTGGGCTGGCGCGAAATGGCAACCAAGGCCGAACAGGCGTATCAGCTGCTGCCTGATTCCCTGCGCCAACACACGCTGGTGCTCTGCGACAATTACGGGCAAACCGGTGCGCTCAATTACTACGCCCTTCACCGGCTCCCGCCGGCCGTTTCCGTCAATGCCGATTACGTGTACTGGTTTCCGGACCTGCACCAAATCAAGGCCATCATACTGGTGTCCAATGATGCCCTTTCGGCGGAAGATGCCCGGCATTTTGCCCGCGTGCAGCAAACCGGCACCGTAGCCGAGCCGCTGGCCCGGGAATATGGTGCCCGTATTTACCTGCTCACCGGCCCCGATGCAGCAATTCTGCAGCAGCTAAAGCAGGAAATAATGGATGGGCAGCAGCTAAAATAG
- a CDS encoding DUF1990 domain-containing protein, producing MPSTTLNRAEAPPLWEQYRPRLEAYEKAKVNFDLTATNEYTAENGWRVDDYEIELPPETPGPPVLNGSWEAAREVLRRYSFPPPGLITGIFVPDQPLEKRLMVLRGRFLFFTFWFGVRIGGVTDEKRTSPEGEEQVWGYNYRTLEGHFERGQIDFTVHKFLTTGRVVFRIHAFSQVGKISNPFYWLGFKLFGRMLQRRFAHQSMQRLHAQVEEMLRTGHTAPPAAAAPPVEAAETSKGAQAQLKKAQ from the coding sequence ATGCCAAGCACGACGTTAAACAGGGCTGAAGCACCGCCGCTCTGGGAACAGTATCGGCCCCGGCTGGAAGCCTACGAGAAGGCGAAAGTCAACTTCGACCTGACCGCTACCAATGAATACACCGCCGAAAACGGCTGGCGCGTGGATGACTACGAAATAGAACTGCCGCCCGAAACGCCCGGACCACCCGTCCTTAATGGCAGTTGGGAAGCTGCCCGCGAGGTGCTGCGCCGCTACTCCTTCCCACCTCCTGGCCTCATAACCGGCATTTTTGTGCCCGATCAGCCACTGGAAAAGCGCCTGATGGTGCTGCGGGGGCGCTTCCTTTTTTTTACCTTCTGGTTTGGCGTGCGAATTGGGGGCGTAACTGATGAAAAGCGGACTTCTCCGGAGGGCGAGGAGCAGGTGTGGGGCTACAACTACCGCACACTGGAAGGCCATTTTGAGCGCGGGCAGATTGACTTCACCGTGCACAAGTTTCTGACTACCGGCCGTGTGGTATTTCGCATTCATGCCTTTTCGCAGGTGGGCAAAATCAGCAACCCGTTTTACTGGTTAGGCTTTAAGCTGTTTGGGCGCATGCTGCAGCGCCGCTTCGCTCATCAGTCTATGCAGCGGCTGCATGCCCAGGTAGAAGAAATGCTGCGCACCGGCCACACCGCGCCTCCCGCGGCAGCGGCCCCGCCCGTAGAAGCCGCCGAAACCAGCAAAGGCGCCCAGGCACAATTGAAGAAGGCGCAATGA
- a CDS encoding DUF1990 family protein codes for MEKSEQPAAVGSGPLLERRYYVDIEGATLAADELLRRVQCDVPYFSPDLLAEFEKRKGASDCLQKGDEFSIKILGPWNGTVRVTRIEKTYFEFVTLEGHPEAGRIRFSVRRKAGGKLRFEIHSWARSRDGLVSFAYDTLGVGKRVQENTWRIFCERVAEASGGQALGPVTIETINHDHAKHDVKQG; via the coding sequence ATGGAAAAATCAGAACAGCCTGCCGCAGTGGGTAGTGGTCCTTTATTGGAGCGCCGGTACTATGTAGATATTGAAGGCGCTACGCTGGCGGCGGATGAGCTGCTTCGCCGCGTGCAGTGCGACGTGCCCTATTTCTCGCCCGACTTACTGGCGGAGTTTGAAAAGCGAAAGGGCGCTTCTGACTGCCTGCAGAAGGGCGACGAATTTTCCATCAAAATTCTGGGTCCCTGGAACGGCACGGTGCGCGTCACGCGCATTGAAAAGACCTATTTTGAGTTTGTTACGCTGGAAGGCCACCCGGAGGCCGGCCGCATCCGGTTTTCGGTGCGCCGCAAGGCGGGTGGGAAACTGCGCTTTGAAATTCACTCTTGGGCCCGCTCCCGCGATGGCCTCGTGTCCTTTGCCTACGATACGCTGGGGGTGGGCAAGCGCGTGCAGGAAAATACCTGGCGCATTTTCTGCGAGCGGGTAGCCGAGGCCAGCGGCGGCCAGGCCCTGGGTCCGGTTACCATTGAAACCATCAACCACGACCATGCCAAGCACGACGTTAAACAGGGCTGA
- a CDS encoding acyltransferase family protein — METKKYAYIDALRGAAVLAVLAVHCAEFGTTLPAHSPLAVAAVYGARGVQLFYIMSALTLFLSMSGRSKAERFATLNFFLRRFFRIAPLFYCAVLYYLWQDGWGPRYWLGDAPGITLAGIVATATFTNGVNPYWINSIVPGGWSIAVEMLFYVFVPVLFRVVTTGKRALWLLGFTLAGAVVFNVVLADRPLIGNVELWKNFLFMAFPTQLPVFAMGIVLFFLLSPPPEGNSLAFRPAALLIGTALLLASLLLGNLVPSYLIFGVAFVMLAYALAHLPTRWLVNGATEYIGRISYSLYLTHFAVLHAMQYWGIMDLTTVADEKGAVLNYALRYMLLLLLATIVATLTYYLIEKPGMQAGKWLIGRFEQTGKRQEIPRTANVPTTA; from the coding sequence ATGGAGACTAAGAAATATGCGTATATCGATGCGCTACGTGGGGCAGCTGTGCTGGCGGTGCTGGCGGTACACTGTGCTGAATTTGGCACCACACTTCCAGCTCATAGCCCACTAGCCGTGGCGGCTGTTTATGGCGCACGGGGCGTACAATTATTCTATATAATGAGTGCGCTGACGCTGTTTTTATCCATGAGTGGTCGCAGCAAGGCCGAGCGTTTTGCTACCCTCAACTTTTTCCTAAGGCGTTTTTTCCGCATTGCGCCACTGTTTTATTGCGCTGTCCTCTACTACCTGTGGCAGGATGGTTGGGGGCCACGCTATTGGCTGGGCGATGCTCCGGGCATTACCCTGGCCGGCATTGTAGCCACCGCTACCTTCACCAACGGCGTTAATCCCTATTGGATTAATAGCATTGTACCGGGAGGCTGGTCCATTGCGGTAGAAATGCTGTTTTACGTGTTCGTTCCCGTGTTATTTCGGGTAGTCACCACCGGTAAAAGAGCCTTATGGCTGCTGGGCTTCACACTGGCGGGGGCCGTTGTCTTTAATGTAGTGCTGGCAGACAGGCCGCTGATCGGGAATGTCGAACTTTGGAAGAACTTCCTCTTTATGGCCTTCCCCACGCAGCTACCGGTATTTGCGATGGGCATTGTGCTGTTTTTTCTGTTAAGCCCGCCGCCAGAAGGCAACTCCCTTGCCTTCCGGCCAGCGGCGCTGCTGATAGGAACCGCGCTGTTGCTTGCCAGCCTGCTACTGGGTAATCTGGTACCCTCCTACCTGATTTTTGGGGTTGCGTTTGTGATGCTGGCTTATGCCCTGGCCCACTTGCCCACCCGCTGGCTGGTAAACGGCGCTACCGAATATATTGGCCGCATCAGCTACAGCCTGTATCTCACGCACTTTGCCGTGCTGCATGCTATGCAATACTGGGGTATTATGGACCTGACGACGGTAGCCGACGAGAAAGGAGCCGTACTCAACTACGCACTTCGCTACATGCTGCTCTTGCTGTTGGCAACGATAGTAGCCACCCTTACTTATTACCTGATTGAGAAGCCGGGGATGCAGGCCGGCAAATGGCTTATCGGACGCTTTGAGCAGACCGGCAAGCGCCAGGAAATTCCCCGGACAGCTAACGTACCTACCACAGCTTAG
- the nfi gene encoding deoxyribonuclease V (cleaves DNA at apurinic or apyrimidinic sites): MAYYRPAHPPVDPLIVRDLTKLQETMRAQVRLEPLAQEPQFIAGCDSSFPTPTTILSVFVLLKYPSLEVVEKAWNTEVVEMPYVPGFLSFREAPNLLLAYAKLHQKPDVIMVDGHGIAHPRRMGIAAHLGVLLNKPTFGVAKQKLTGTYTEPDSTKGSISPLTDKSGELLGEVIRSKDNVNPLFLSPGHRCDQATATRLTLACLRGYKLPEPTRLADYWAEEFKKELR, from the coding sequence ATGGCCTATTACCGCCCCGCCCATCCGCCCGTTGATCCTCTGATTGTCCGGGACCTGACCAAGCTGCAGGAAACAATGCGCGCCCAGGTGCGCCTGGAGCCCCTAGCCCAGGAGCCCCAGTTCATTGCCGGCTGCGACTCCTCTTTTCCCACCCCTACCACCATTCTCTCAGTGTTTGTGCTCTTGAAATATCCGTCGTTGGAGGTGGTGGAAAAAGCCTGGAATACGGAGGTGGTGGAAATGCCCTACGTGCCCGGTTTCCTTTCCTTCCGCGAAGCGCCCAACCTGCTGCTGGCCTATGCCAAGCTGCACCAGAAACCCGATGTGATTATGGTAGATGGCCACGGCATTGCGCACCCGCGCCGCATGGGCATTGCCGCGCACTTGGGCGTGTTGCTGAATAAACCCACCTTCGGAGTGGCCAAACAAAAGCTCACCGGCACCTATACCGAGCCGGATAGCACCAAAGGCAGTATTTCACCGCTCACCGATAAAAGCGGTGAGCTGTTAGGCGAAGTCATCCGCAGTAAGGACAATGTAAATCCGCTGTTTTTGAGTCCCGGCCACCGCTGCGACCAGGCCACGGCCACGCGCCTTACGCTGGCATGCCTGCGCGGCTACAAGCTCCCCGAGCCTACCCGCCTGGCCGATTATTGGGCCGAGGAATTTAAAAAGGAGCTACGCTAA
- a CDS encoding glutamate--tRNA ligase family protein yields the protein MSQSPPPVVSRLAPTPSGYLHLGNAVNFVLTWLLVRRAHGTLHLRIDDLDRARLRPAYLENIFRTIAWLGLDYDHGPSGPDDFERHYSQQHRLAEYQQLLDQLRAVPGLLYACRCSRADILRATPHGLYAGTCRPQQVPFDTPETAWRAHVPKALRVQFPDLWQGSVTVPLAAELGDLVVRKKDGTAAYQIGSLVDDVRLDTNLIVRGLDLLPSTAAQLWLAAQLPTTRPFLSTQFVHHPLLPAAGGQKLSKSQQQELDRGIMGEAASPQPVYAAVARLLGLPEAAGHSLEALRGAFEVSGLLLLSGAAGNAQIQEHQPPGTVG from the coding sequence ATGAGCCAGAGTCCTCCTCCCGTTGTATCGCGCCTGGCGCCCACGCCCAGCGGCTATCTGCATCTGGGCAATGCCGTCAACTTTGTGCTGACGTGGCTTCTGGTGCGCCGCGCCCACGGCACACTGCACCTGCGCATCGATGACCTGGACCGCGCCCGCCTGCGCCCGGCCTACCTGGAAAATATCTTCCGCACCATAGCGTGGCTAGGCCTCGACTACGACCACGGCCCCAGCGGCCCCGATGACTTTGAGCGGCATTACTCTCAGCAGCATCGGTTAGCCGAATACCAGCAGCTGCTAGACCAGCTACGCGCCGTACCCGGCTTGCTCTACGCCTGCCGCTGCTCCCGCGCCGATATCCTGCGTGCCACGCCCCACGGCCTGTATGCCGGCACCTGCCGCCCGCAGCAAGTGCCTTTTGATACCCCCGAAACCGCCTGGCGCGCCCATGTGCCCAAGGCGTTGCGCGTGCAATTTCCGGACCTCTGGCAGGGGTCAGTAACAGTGCCGCTGGCCGCCGAACTGGGTGATTTGGTGGTGCGCAAAAAAGACGGCACCGCCGCCTACCAGATTGGCTCCCTAGTCGATGATGTGCGCCTGGACACTAACCTCATTGTGCGCGGCCTCGATTTACTGCCTAGCACCGCTGCCCAGCTGTGGCTGGCGGCGCAATTGCCAACCACGCGCCCTTTTCTTAGCACGCAGTTCGTGCATCATCCGCTGCTGCCGGCTGCCGGTGGCCAGAAGCTATCCAAGTCGCAGCAGCAGGAGCTGGATAGAGGAATTATGGGTGAAGCGGCCAGCCCCCAGCCCGTGTATGCGGCCGTGGCCCGGCTGCTGGGGCTGCCGGAAGCGGCCGGGCACTCATTAGAAGCCTTGCGGGGGGCATTTGAGGTGTCGGGCCTGTTGCTGCTATCAGGCGCTGCAGGGAATGCGCAAATCCAGGAACACCAGCCGCCAGGTACCGTCGGCTGA
- a CDS encoding pirin family protein — protein sequence MKTVFHAASTRGHASHGWLNSYHTFSFGGYQNPDRVHFGALRVLNDDTVSAGMGFGRHPHDNMEIISIPLSGDLEHQDSTGRQAVIRNGDVQVMSAGTGIAHSEKNHSTSEEVKFLQIWVFPNKRNVTPRYDQQTFRPADRHNQFQQIVSPSADDAGVWIHQDAWFQLGDFDAGQNTEYTIKRPENGVYVFVLEGSATVNGQPLQRRDGLGIWETDKLQITADSNTQLLLMDVPMSF from the coding sequence ATGAAAACGGTTTTCCACGCGGCTTCTACCCGCGGCCACGCCAGCCACGGTTGGCTTAACTCTTACCACACGTTCAGCTTTGGCGGCTACCAGAACCCCGACCGAGTGCATTTTGGGGCGCTGCGCGTGCTGAATGATGATACCGTGTCGGCGGGCATGGGATTTGGCCGTCACCCGCATGATAACATGGAAATCATCAGCATTCCGCTTTCCGGCGACCTGGAGCACCAGGACAGCACCGGCCGCCAGGCCGTTATCCGGAACGGGGATGTGCAGGTGATGAGTGCCGGCACCGGCATTGCACACAGCGAGAAAAACCATAGCACCAGCGAGGAAGTTAAGTTTCTGCAGATCTGGGTATTCCCCAACAAGCGCAACGTAACGCCGCGCTACGATCAGCAGACCTTCCGCCCCGCAGACCGCCACAACCAGTTCCAGCAGATTGTGTCGCCCTCCGCGGATGATGCCGGCGTGTGGATTCACCAGGATGCCTGGTTTCAGCTGGGTGACTTTGATGCCGGCCAAAACACGGAATACACCATTAAGCGCCCCGAAAACGGCGTTTATGTATTCGTGCTGGAAGGCAGCGCTACCGTGAACGGACAGCCCCTGCAGCGCCGCGACGGGCTGGGCATATGGGAGACGGACAAGCTGCAGATTACCGCCGACAGCAACACCCAACTGTTGCTGATGGACGTACCCATGTCTTTCTAA
- a CDS encoding nitroreductase family protein codes for MKVATTTYPVHELIRKRWSPRSFASYPVAPETMGQLFEAASWAASAMNAQPWRYIYAHHADQETFQKMVDCLLPGNQPWAKNAPVLILALAETQYENGSPNTVALHDLGAANANLLLEATALGLHGHLMGGFDAAKTKAAFNLPDTLQPVVFIALGYLGEAEQLDEPFLSREKAARQRKGINEIAFHEHL; via the coding sequence ATGAAAGTTGCCACCACCACCTATCCGGTTCATGAGCTGATTCGCAAGCGCTGGAGCCCCCGCTCCTTTGCCAGCTACCCCGTGGCCCCGGAAACCATGGGCCAGCTATTTGAAGCGGCCTCCTGGGCTGCCAGCGCCATGAATGCGCAACCCTGGCGCTACATCTACGCCCACCACGCCGACCAGGAAACCTTCCAGAAAATGGTAGACTGCCTGCTGCCCGGCAACCAGCCTTGGGCCAAAAACGCCCCGGTCCTGATTCTGGCTCTGGCCGAGACGCAGTATGAAAATGGCAGCCCCAACACCGTAGCCCTGCACGATTTGGGCGCCGCCAACGCCAACCTGCTGCTGGAAGCCACTGCCCTGGGCTTGCATGGCCACCTGATGGGTGGTTTCGACGCGGCCAAAACCAAAGCGGCCTTTAACCTGCCCGACACGCTGCAGCCCGTGGTATTTATTGCCTTGGGCTACTTGGGTGAGGCCGAGCAGCTGGACGAACCTTTCCTGAGTCGCGAAAAGGCTGCGCGCCAGCGCAAAGGGATAAATGAAATTGCCTTTCACGAGCATTTGTAA
- a CDS encoding pirin family protein encodes MNYRIIRAADRGLKDIGWLQSNFSFSFSSYHNPERSGFGLLRVFNDDFVQRGGGFGLHAHSNMEIISVLLSGRMNHKDSMGYSEVIEPGGVQIMSAGSGLRHEEHNVGDEEVNFLQIWIEPKLQNTTPRYQRRQFPEEKRRNQLVTIVSNEEGTAHCWINQNARLSLGYFEAGNTVEYSLNPLNKAVFVFVIDGQLTVNGQTIEKRDSIGLWDTDNVSIECPAESRFILIEAPINH; translated from the coding sequence ATGAACTACCGCATTATCCGCGCCGCCGACCGGGGCCTGAAAGACATTGGCTGGCTGCAGAGCAACTTTTCCTTCTCCTTCAGCAGCTACCACAACCCCGAGCGCAGCGGCTTTGGGCTGCTGCGGGTCTTCAACGACGACTTTGTGCAGCGCGGGGGCGGCTTTGGCCTGCACGCGCACAGCAACATGGAAATCATATCGGTGCTGCTGAGTGGGCGCATGAACCACAAGGATAGCATGGGGTATTCGGAGGTGATTGAGCCCGGCGGCGTGCAGATTATGAGTGCCGGCAGCGGCCTGCGCCACGAGGAGCACAACGTGGGCGACGAGGAGGTGAACTTCCTGCAGATCTGGATTGAGCCCAAGCTGCAGAACACCACGCCCCGCTACCAGCGCCGGCAGTTTCCGGAGGAAAAGCGCCGCAACCAGCTGGTTACCATTGTCAGCAATGAGGAAGGCACCGCGCACTGCTGGATTAACCAGAACGCGCGACTTTCTCTGGGCTATTTTGAGGCTGGTAACACGGTAGAGTACTCGCTAAACCCGCTGAACAAGGCCGTGTTTGTGTTTGTGATAGATGGGCAGCTGACGGTGAACGGCCAGACCATTGAAAAGCGGGATAGTATTGGGCTGTGGGATACGGATAACGTTTCCATTGAGTGCCCGGCAGAAAGCCGGTTTATTCTCATTGAGGCGCCCATCAACCACTAA
- a CDS encoding glycine zipper domain-containing protein translates to MKSFKFIFTLLLAFFLLGSNLTSAVAQTKPKKHWSKKAKGAVIGAGAGAVTGAVVGGKKGAVVGTVAGAAAGSIIGKKKDKKKDPVRYKHYTRKD, encoded by the coding sequence ATGAAATCTTTCAAATTCATTTTCACCCTGCTGCTAGCTTTTTTTCTGCTGGGCAGCAACCTGACCAGTGCCGTGGCGCAAACCAAGCCCAAAAAGCACTGGAGTAAAAAAGCGAAGGGTGCCGTTATTGGTGCCGGCGCCGGGGCCGTTACGGGCGCTGTAGTCGGCGGTAAAAAAGGAGCTGTAGTCGGCACCGTAGCCGGGGCCGCCGCCGGGAGCATCATCGGCAAGAAAAAGGACAAGAAAAAAGACCCCGTGCGCTACAAGCACTACACCCGCAAAGACTAG
- a CDS encoding GreA/GreB family elongation factor codes for MSRAFTKEDDSLEAPIIPPRPALPAGTPNYVTPQGLEQLREELQTLEAERTQAEANRENEADRTRRLTVLNGRLGALQERIASAKVVDPRTQPADEVRFGATVTLRTRSGGKPGTERHFTIVGVDEASIAEGKVAFVAPIARAVVGARLGQAVSLRLGPQEEIVEVAAISYQAE; via the coding sequence ATGAGCCGTGCATTTACCAAAGAAGATGATTCGCTGGAGGCGCCCATTATCCCGCCCCGGCCGGCGTTGCCCGCCGGCACGCCCAACTATGTAACGCCGCAAGGCCTGGAGCAGCTCCGCGAGGAGCTGCAAACCCTGGAAGCGGAGCGCACCCAGGCCGAGGCCAACCGCGAAAACGAAGCCGACCGCACCCGCCGCCTCACCGTGCTCAACGGCCGCTTGGGCGCCCTGCAGGAGCGTATTGCCAGTGCCAAAGTAGTAGACCCCCGCACCCAGCCCGCCGATGAAGTCCGCTTTGGGGCCACCGTAACGTTGCGCACCCGCAGTGGCGGCAAGCCTGGTACGGAGCGTCACTTTACCATTGTGGGCGTAGACGAAGCCTCCATTGCGGAAGGCAAAGTAGCCTTTGTAGCGCCCATTGCCCGGGCAGTAGTAGGTGCCCGCCTCGGGCAGGCCGTGTCATTGCGCCTGGGGCCGCAGGAAGAAATTGTGGAGGTAGCCGCTATCAGCTACCAGGCAGAGTAG
- a CDS encoding ferritin-like domain-containing protein → MNQPQQPNQPGYTGSASSSSTTGSRTSTGGTGATDNTLLNQASQWLGQGNVSDLIGRLPESVQGIGNKAVSRFNQLTTTQKLVGGALLALGVGYLARSSSKTGNGAKGTSYGHAATDTTDTLHELLLFVNDRVEGYQRAAAESKDPQRTGYYKQLVSQSQQFANELNDYLRRQGDERETGTTIKGKLYRGWMDTEAALTGFDEEAILGSNIYGEEWAIKAYQDALHSGSLSGSLRQAVERQYAQSQKTYQELKRMQGKK, encoded by the coding sequence ATGAATCAACCACAGCAACCTAACCAGCCAGGTTATACCGGCTCCGCCTCTTCTTCCTCAACCACTGGCAGCCGTACCTCTACTGGCGGCACCGGTGCTACTGATAACACATTGCTCAACCAAGCCAGCCAGTGGCTGGGTCAGGGCAATGTGTCGGATTTGATTGGGCGTTTGCCCGAGTCGGTGCAGGGCATCGGCAATAAGGCCGTGAGCCGCTTCAACCAGCTGACCACCACCCAGAAACTGGTGGGCGGTGCTTTGCTGGCTTTGGGCGTGGGCTACCTGGCCCGCAGCAGCTCCAAGACGGGTAATGGCGCCAAAGGCACTTCTTATGGCCACGCCGCTACCGATACTACCGACACGCTGCACGAGCTGCTGCTGTTCGTAAACGACCGGGTAGAAGGCTACCAGCGGGCTGCCGCCGAAAGCAAGGACCCACAGCGCACCGGCTACTACAAGCAGCTGGTAAGCCAGAGTCAGCAGTTTGCTAACGAGCTGAACGACTACCTGCGCCGTCAGGGCGACGAGCGGGAAACCGGCACCACCATCAAAGGCAAGCTCTACCGGGGCTGGATGGACACGGAAGCGGCCCTCACCGGCTTTGATGAAGAAGCCATTCTGGGCTCCAACATCTATGGCGAAGAGTGGGCTATTAAAGCCTACCAGGATGCCCTGCACAGCGGCTCCCTCTCGGGCAGCCTCCGGCAGGCCGTAGAGCGCCAGTATGCCCAGTCGCAGAAAACGTATCAGGAGCTGAAGCGCATGCAAGGCAAGAAGTAA